One genomic segment of Sebastes fasciatus isolate fSebFas1 chromosome 17, fSebFas1.pri, whole genome shotgun sequence includes these proteins:
- the LOC141754029 gene encoding uncharacterized protein LOC141754029 isoform X2, with amino-acid sequence MQSVEALKGASTRSQLFDSLKVYLSNKNRLQPIIGLGSIIECVKAAGTHNREVLYLCEVCVCRLNKADMRNHIMGSLHRYNYIKAWHPHLVSEWEKCDLSKLAWPLMEMAKTLEGKEGPGEVQWLEIDDAVYQKMATHSEKDGLIRVVECRSEDGHTCCFLCHCCRIRSNKKDIIDHLTRSSHLVNYLMEIHPEQVEVMMADINDNYQLLQSLAEKVEQEEGRGELKVVNAPETLCSLLTGKSYHWCVKMLCNGWTHTNTQKQKIAVRGTSLNKTSNQCMPEKCAVVPSKSAKKRTAKRKMREVTNPVFNVSLPLNEGSMLLERSSFSMDSLPVSTAYSTPSDSDLVPSPESQSQDCELDYDTGSFTVDDAEHTSQLQQDLYSGDADAGQYMEPERNVTPYQEVDGYLNDDEYFNQSENTTGANYQRVSGENNYNGQHGSQERSRFYKEWQNDSPQTQHEGLSPAVSNTQDWSSYNSSYGRQAGCTEQWYDSSSQSKVGTGVSREGQNGMSSDAAHHYYQQQPQNQYMAQDHTSLQTGGVGQHGLSGELAAYSGAARNNTHPYLGDPRAHNGSIALEPRMQFLEFEQRRLQTYMEFTFGHFQTASQSYMTQPTAHQAFQVGHGMMSYPNYNIELTNPDQPCPHPVSGWGGGEVGSGGGGMSQSNAFIPPGQALYYGAHTDLNFRAAGWSDLMISGSSD; translated from the exons ATGCAGTCGGTTGAAGCACTTAAAG GAGCTTCTACCAGAAGCCAGCTGTTTGATTCTCTGAAGGTGTATCTGAGCAACAAGAACAGACTACAACCCATTATTG GCCTGGGCAGTATTATAGAATGTGTGAAGGCGGCAGGTACACATAACAGAGAAGTATTGTACctgtgtgaggtgtgtgtgtgtcgactTAATAAAGCTGACATGCGAAACCACATTATGGGAAGTCTCCACAGATACAACTACATT AAAGCCTGGCACCCCCACTTGGTGTCTGAATGGGAGAAGTGTGACCTGTCTAAGCTGGCCTGGCCACTAATGGAGATGGCCAAGACACTTGAGGGAAAAGAGGGACCTGGAGAAGTCCAG TGGTTAGAGATTGACGATGCTGTATACCAGAAGATGGCAACACACAGTGAGAAAGACG GTCTTATCCGCGTGGTTGAATGTAGAAGTGAAGATGGCCACACATGCTGTTTCTTATGTCACTGCTGCCGCATCAGATCCAACAAAAAGGACATCATCGATCACCTAACCAGATCTTCCCATCTCGTCAACTACTTG ATGGAAATTCATCCTGAGCAGGTGGAGGTAATGATGGCAGATATCAATGACAACTATCAACTTCTCCAATCACTGGCCGAGAAAGTGGAGCAAGAAGAGGGCAGAGGAGAGCTGAAG GTGGTAAACGCTCCAGAAACCCTCTGTAGCCTACTGACTGGCAAAAGTTACCACTGGT GTGTAAAGATGCTGTGTAATGGATGGACACATACTAACACCCAAAAGCAGAAAATAGCTGTTAGAG GGACAAGTTTGAACAAGACTTCAAATCAATGCATGCCAGAGAAATGTGCCGTGGTGCCGTCAAAATCTGCAAAAAAGAGGACAGCAAAGAGGAAAATGAGGGAAGTGACTAATCCTGTGTTCAATGTAAGCCTGCCTCTTAACGAAGGTTCAATGCTGCTGGAGAGGAGCTCTTTCAGCATGGACAGCCTCCCCGTATCAACTGCATACTCTACTCCATCCGACTCGGATCTCGTTCCCTCGCCAGAGTCCCAGTCACAGGACTGTGAGTTGGACTACGACACTGGATCATTTACAGTTGACGACGCTGAACACACCTCACAACTTCAGCAAGACCTCTATAGTGGAGACGCAGACGCTGGTCAATACATGGAACCAGAAAGAAACGTCACTCCGTATCAAGAGGTGGACGGTTATCTCAATGACGATGAATACTTCAACCAGTCAGAAAACACAACTGGAGCAAACTACCAAAGGGTTTCTGGGGAAAACAATTACAACGGACAGCATGGTTCTCAAGAAAGATCAAGGTTTTACAAAGAGTGGCAAAATGACAGCCCACAGACTCAACATGAGGGGCTGTCGCCTGCTGTGTCCAACACTCAGGACTGGTCATCTTATAACTCTTCCTACGGACGACAGGCGGGTTGCACTGAGCAGTGGTACGACTCATCTTCACAGAGTAAAGTTGGCACAGGAGTGTCAAGAGAAGGACAGAACGGGATGAGCTCAGATGCGGCTCATCATTATTACCAACAACAACCCCAGAATCAGTACATGGCACAAGATCATACCAGTCTTCAGACAGGCGGTGTGGGACAGCATGGTTTGTCTGGTGAACTGGCTGCTTATTCAGGTGCTGCTAGGAACAACACGCATCCTTACTTAGGAGATCCCCGTGCTCACAATGGCAGCATTGCACTAGAGCCTAGAATGCAGTTTCTTGAGTTTGAACAGAGACGATTGCAAACATACATGGAGTTCACCTTTGGTCATTTCCAGACAGCTTCACAAAGTTATATGACACAACCTACGGCCCATCAAGCCTTCCAGGTAGGCCATGGGATGATGTCTTACCCCAACTACAATATTGAACTGACAAACCCTGACCAGCCCTGTCCTCATCCAGTCAGCGGTTGGGGTGGTGGTGAAGTtggtagtggtggtgggggtATGTCCCAGTCAAATGCTTTCATCCCACCCGGGCAAGCTCTGTATTATGGAGCCCACACTGATCTTAATTTCAGAGCCGCCGGTTGGTCAGATTTGATGATTTCAGGGAGTTCAGATTGA
- the LOC141754029 gene encoding uncharacterized protein LOC141754029 isoform X1 yields the protein MQSVEALKGASTRSQLFDSLKVYLSNKNRLQPIIGLGSIIECVKAAGTHNREVLYLCEVCVCRLNKADMRNHIMGSLHRYNYIKAWHPHLVSEWEKCDLSKLAWPLMEMAKTLEGKEGPGEVQWLEIDDAVYQKMATHSEKDAVTLITILRDGQVQVEPESRSETTSVQLEHSPIRSQRIVLLPQTSAETNQTVAFIESEGSLKNTSSPEPSEPSENSDSFLDGYTGTKPLIGLIRVVECRSEDGHTCCFLCHCCRIRSNKKDIIDHLTRSSHLVNYLMEIHPEQVEVMMADINDNYQLLQSLAEKVEQEEGRGELKVVNAPETLCSLLTGKSYHWCVKMLCNGWTHTNTQKQKIAVRGTSLNKTSNQCMPEKCAVVPSKSAKKRTAKRKMREVTNPVFNVSLPLNEGSMLLERSSFSMDSLPVSTAYSTPSDSDLVPSPESQSQDCELDYDTGSFTVDDAEHTSQLQQDLYSGDADAGQYMEPERNVTPYQEVDGYLNDDEYFNQSENTTGANYQRVSGENNYNGQHGSQERSRFYKEWQNDSPQTQHEGLSPAVSNTQDWSSYNSSYGRQAGCTEQWYDSSSQSKVGTGVSREGQNGMSSDAAHHYYQQQPQNQYMAQDHTSLQTGGVGQHGLSGELAAYSGAARNNTHPYLGDPRAHNGSIALEPRMQFLEFEQRRLQTYMEFTFGHFQTASQSYMTQPTAHQAFQVGHGMMSYPNYNIELTNPDQPCPHPVSGWGGGEVGSGGGGMSQSNAFIPPGQALYYGAHTDLNFRAAGWSDLMISGSSD from the exons ATGCAGTCGGTTGAAGCACTTAAAG GAGCTTCTACCAGAAGCCAGCTGTTTGATTCTCTGAAGGTGTATCTGAGCAACAAGAACAGACTACAACCCATTATTG GCCTGGGCAGTATTATAGAATGTGTGAAGGCGGCAGGTACACATAACAGAGAAGTATTGTACctgtgtgaggtgtgtgtgtgtcgactTAATAAAGCTGACATGCGAAACCACATTATGGGAAGTCTCCACAGATACAACTACATT AAAGCCTGGCACCCCCACTTGGTGTCTGAATGGGAGAAGTGTGACCTGTCTAAGCTGGCCTGGCCACTAATGGAGATGGCCAAGACACTTGAGGGAAAAGAGGGACCTGGAGAAGTCCAG TGGTTAGAGATTGACGATGCTGTATACCAGAAGATGGCAACACACAGTGAGAAAGACG CAGTAACTCTGATAACTATCTTAAGAGATGGGCAGGTGCAGGTTGAACCCGAGAGCCGTTCAGAGACCACATCTGTGCAGCTGGAGCACAGTCCCATCCGATCGCAGAGGATTGTACTGCTTCCTCAGACCTCAGCAGAGACGAACCAAACTGTAGCTTTTATCGAGTCAGAAGGTAGTTTAAAGAACACATCATCACCTGAACCCTCTGAGCCGTCAGAGAACAGCGACAGCTTTCTTGATGGCTACACAGGAACCAAGCCTCTTATCG GTCTTATCCGCGTGGTTGAATGTAGAAGTGAAGATGGCCACACATGCTGTTTCTTATGTCACTGCTGCCGCATCAGATCCAACAAAAAGGACATCATCGATCACCTAACCAGATCTTCCCATCTCGTCAACTACTTG ATGGAAATTCATCCTGAGCAGGTGGAGGTAATGATGGCAGATATCAATGACAACTATCAACTTCTCCAATCACTGGCCGAGAAAGTGGAGCAAGAAGAGGGCAGAGGAGAGCTGAAG GTGGTAAACGCTCCAGAAACCCTCTGTAGCCTACTGACTGGCAAAAGTTACCACTGGT GTGTAAAGATGCTGTGTAATGGATGGACACATACTAACACCCAAAAGCAGAAAATAGCTGTTAGAG GGACAAGTTTGAACAAGACTTCAAATCAATGCATGCCAGAGAAATGTGCCGTGGTGCCGTCAAAATCTGCAAAAAAGAGGACAGCAAAGAGGAAAATGAGGGAAGTGACTAATCCTGTGTTCAATGTAAGCCTGCCTCTTAACGAAGGTTCAATGCTGCTGGAGAGGAGCTCTTTCAGCATGGACAGCCTCCCCGTATCAACTGCATACTCTACTCCATCCGACTCGGATCTCGTTCCCTCGCCAGAGTCCCAGTCACAGGACTGTGAGTTGGACTACGACACTGGATCATTTACAGTTGACGACGCTGAACACACCTCACAACTTCAGCAAGACCTCTATAGTGGAGACGCAGACGCTGGTCAATACATGGAACCAGAAAGAAACGTCACTCCGTATCAAGAGGTGGACGGTTATCTCAATGACGATGAATACTTCAACCAGTCAGAAAACACAACTGGAGCAAACTACCAAAGGGTTTCTGGGGAAAACAATTACAACGGACAGCATGGTTCTCAAGAAAGATCAAGGTTTTACAAAGAGTGGCAAAATGACAGCCCACAGACTCAACATGAGGGGCTGTCGCCTGCTGTGTCCAACACTCAGGACTGGTCATCTTATAACTCTTCCTACGGACGACAGGCGGGTTGCACTGAGCAGTGGTACGACTCATCTTCACAGAGTAAAGTTGGCACAGGAGTGTCAAGAGAAGGACAGAACGGGATGAGCTCAGATGCGGCTCATCATTATTACCAACAACAACCCCAGAATCAGTACATGGCACAAGATCATACCAGTCTTCAGACAGGCGGTGTGGGACAGCATGGTTTGTCTGGTGAACTGGCTGCTTATTCAGGTGCTGCTAGGAACAACACGCATCCTTACTTAGGAGATCCCCGTGCTCACAATGGCAGCATTGCACTAGAGCCTAGAATGCAGTTTCTTGAGTTTGAACAGAGACGATTGCAAACATACATGGAGTTCACCTTTGGTCATTTCCAGACAGCTTCACAAAGTTATATGACACAACCTACGGCCCATCAAGCCTTCCAGGTAGGCCATGGGATGATGTCTTACCCCAACTACAATATTGAACTGACAAACCCTGACCAGCCCTGTCCTCATCCAGTCAGCGGTTGGGGTGGTGGTGAAGTtggtagtggtggtgggggtATGTCCCAGTCAAATGCTTTCATCCCACCCGGGCAAGCTCTGTATTATGGAGCCCACACTGATCTTAATTTCAGAGCCGCCGGTTGGTCAGATTTGATGATTTCAGGGAGTTCAGATTGA
- the LOC141754311 gene encoding regulation of nuclear pre-mRNA domain-containing protein 1A-like isoform X2, whose translation MSAFSEAALEKKLSELSNSQQSVQTLSLWLIHHRKHSRTIVNVWINELKKAQVSRKLTFLYLANDVIQNSKKKGPEFTQDFAPVIVEAFKHVYRDGEEGCKKQLGRVLSIWQERAVYENNLLDQLSQVLYGEKKAKKRSYEEIRPDDEDFASQSSPAEPPQTAELIRALQELENAASGDSVLRQRISSLPAEVQDTSLLHRITDKESGERLSRLVEEACMLLADYSGRLAAEIDDRRQLTRTLTVFLQSQKDGLSQNEQKLEEYKRKLGRVTQVRKELRSRLNNLPGGLYN comes from the exons ATGTCAGCTTTCTCTGAGGCGGCTCTAGAGAAGAAACTATCCGAGCTCAGTAACTCACAGCAAAGTGTGCAGACGTTGTCTCTGTGGCTCATTCATCATAGAAAACACTCGAGGACCATCGTCAACGTTTGGATCAACGAACTGAAGAAAG CTCAGGTATCACGCAAGCTGACCTTCCTTTACCTGGCCAATGACGTCATCCAGAACAGCAAGAAGAAAGGACCAGAATTCACTCAGGACTTTGCACCGGTCATTGTTGAGGCATTCAAACACGTGTACAG AGATGGCGAGGAGGGCTGTAAGAAACAGTTGGGTCGGGTTTTGTCCATCTGGCAGGAGAGAGCTGTGTACGAGAACAATCTGTTGGATCAGCTCTCACAAGTCCTTT ATGGAGAGAAGAAGGCTAAGAAGAGGTCGTATGAGGAGATCCGACCAGATGATGAGGACTTTGCTTCCCAGAGCTCCCCAGCAGAGCCACCACAG ACAGCAGAGTTAATCCGAGCTCTGCAGGAGCTGGAAAACGCAGCCTCTGGCGACTCAGTGCTGCGTCAGCGCATCTCCTCCCTTCCTGCCGAAGTGCAAGACACGTCACTGCTTCACAGGATCACAG ATAAAGAATCGGGGGAGCGGCTTTCCCGGCTGGTGGAGGAGGCCTGCATGTTGCTAGCAGACTACAGCGGCCGCTTGGCGGCGGAGATCGACGATCGGAGGCAGCTCACGCGCACACTAACGGTCTTCCTGCAAAGCCAGAAGGACGGTCTGAGCCAGAATGAGCAGAAACTAGAA GAATACAAACGTAAACTGGGGAGGGTGACCCAGGTCCGGAAGGAGCTGCGTTCGCGTCTGAACAATCTTCCAGGAGGACTCTACAACTGA
- the LOC141754311 gene encoding regulation of nuclear pre-mRNA domain-containing protein 1A-like isoform X1, with amino-acid sequence MSAFSEAALEKKLSELSNSQQSVQTLSLWLIHHRKHSRTIVNVWINELKKAQVSRKLTFLYLANDVIQNSKKKGPEFTQDFAPVIVEAFKHVYRDGEEGCKKQLGRVLSIWQERAVYENNLLDQLSQVLYGEKKAKKRSYEEIRPDDEDFASQSSPAEPPQTAELIRALQELENAASGDSVLRQRISSLPAEVQDTSLLHRITDKESGERLSRLVEEACMLLADYSGRLAAEIDDRRQLTRTLTVFLQSQKDGLSQNEQKLEVRKSRFFLPITVCLVHLSFMSSLLIPGVHLSRVAVCSDFF; translated from the exons ATGTCAGCTTTCTCTGAGGCGGCTCTAGAGAAGAAACTATCCGAGCTCAGTAACTCACAGCAAAGTGTGCAGACGTTGTCTCTGTGGCTCATTCATCATAGAAAACACTCGAGGACCATCGTCAACGTTTGGATCAACGAACTGAAGAAAG CTCAGGTATCACGCAAGCTGACCTTCCTTTACCTGGCCAATGACGTCATCCAGAACAGCAAGAAGAAAGGACCAGAATTCACTCAGGACTTTGCACCGGTCATTGTTGAGGCATTCAAACACGTGTACAG AGATGGCGAGGAGGGCTGTAAGAAACAGTTGGGTCGGGTTTTGTCCATCTGGCAGGAGAGAGCTGTGTACGAGAACAATCTGTTGGATCAGCTCTCACAAGTCCTTT ATGGAGAGAAGAAGGCTAAGAAGAGGTCGTATGAGGAGATCCGACCAGATGATGAGGACTTTGCTTCCCAGAGCTCCCCAGCAGAGCCACCACAG ACAGCAGAGTTAATCCGAGCTCTGCAGGAGCTGGAAAACGCAGCCTCTGGCGACTCAGTGCTGCGTCAGCGCATCTCCTCCCTTCCTGCCGAAGTGCAAGACACGTCACTGCTTCACAGGATCACAG ATAAAGAATCGGGGGAGCGGCTTTCCCGGCTGGTGGAGGAGGCCTGCATGTTGCTAGCAGACTACAGCGGCCGCTTGGCGGCGGAGATCGACGATCGGAGGCAGCTCACGCGCACACTAACGGTCTTCCTGCAAAGCCAGAAGGACGGTCTGAGCCAGAATGAGCAGAAACTAGAAGTGCGTAAATCCCGTTTTTTTCTTCCAATAACTGTATGTCTTGTCCACCTCTCCTTTATGTCATCATTATTGATTCCTGGTGTTCATCTGTCTCGTGTAGCTGTGTGCTCGGACTTCTTTTGa